The following nucleotide sequence is from Hippopotamus amphibius kiboko isolate mHipAmp2 chromosome 11, mHipAmp2.hap2, whole genome shotgun sequence.
aagtagcagagctgggatttaaatccaGGAGGATTCCAGAGCCTGCTCCTCATCACTGCACCGTGCTGCCACCCTCCTGCGGGGAGAGATAAAGTAGCTGTTGCAGTGCAGCAGGCTCTGCCCTGCCAGGCCAGAGGCGGAGGTTTTCCCGTGTGTATGCGTGTGCACAAGAGcgcgtgtgtgcacacgcatgCACGAGAGTCTTCCATTTGCTGGACAGAACACTTTTGGGGGAGTCTGACAATGGAAGAAGGGGTGGTTctccatcttcttcttttttggagGGGATGCATTGACCCTCCCATTcttagttaaaaaacaaattgtgCAACTTTTCCCCAGAGTCTGTGGGCCCTGGCTACGTGTCAGGCGGGGTCAGTCTGGGGAGGAGAAGGCTCAGCCTGCCTGTCAGCTGGCCTTTCGAGAAGCCCCATCAGCCGCCTGCATTCCTCCAGCCCAGCTTGGTTTCCATGGCACTGACCGTCTGGTGGAGACTTTTGTTCACCGATACAAGAGCCCCTCTCTTATTGGCTGCAAAGCAgaatgttccttttctttctttctttttttttttccaggggaCGTGGTGAGAGGTAGGGAGAGGCCACCTCTGTGGGTACTGGGTCCATTTGGTCTCTAAAAAGAGTCATCGTGGGCTTATTTGGGGAGGCCACTGCTTTTGTGCCATCTTTCTTTTGGGTCCTGGGCTAGAGATGAGCCCCCAGGCAGCCTGGGCTCCCTTTCTGCCCCTGTCATTCATACATTTTTCTAAACTTCTCTCGGAAACTATTTAAAGTTTCAATCACTACTAGTTCTCATGAATAGTGAGTTCCACAAGTTTACTGTCCACTCTGAACAACAGTCCTGCCTTTTGTTTATCCTAAAATGACTCCCCTCAAGCCTCACAACGTGCTTCCTGGTTCCATTGTGATGGGGTCTGGGAAACACGGTTCTATTACTCATCTCCTGCTTTTTCAACTCTGTTTTTGGTCATACCTCCTCCCTACCTTGGTACAACTATTCACATTTGGGCCCAGATAATGCTTGTGTAGGAACTGACCTGTGCATTATCGGATCTTTCTCACcattcctggcctctactcactagatgctagaagcttcttctttctctttcccccaattgtgacaaccaaaaatgcctccagacatttCCAAGTGTCCCCTTGGGAGAAAAATCCCTCTCAGCTGAGAACCACCATTCTAGACTAAACAAAGCCCCTTCCTCTGCTGcacataatctttttttaactttctccaggtcctctctctgtgtctgtagGGCAAACAAAGAGCCTTCTAGGTTAGGATGAATCCAGCTCCCATAATTACTTAAGCTTGGTAATAGTAGCTAATATTTACATTGAAAAGCACTTATTCTCTTAATATCGAACATGAACTGTATGAATTAAGAcattcagatttcattttctaGGTGGTACTGAAACATGGAGAAGTTTTTCCAAAATCTGGTCCAGAGACCACTTATTTTTAGGGTCACCTGGGGAATAAAcctctatttctgggctctacaCCAGACCTACCAAACAGAATCTCTTGGGGGTCAGTGAATCTGCATTTTACGCTTTGCAAATTCTGTTTTGGAATGGTTTTACATTCATGTGGTCCCCAAACTAAAAGAAGGTGAAATGTCTCTTATTGTTACCACTGTCTTCTCAGTTCCCTGCTCCGCCCTCTcccccaacacatacacacaggaagCCTGGGGTTTGTGCGTCCTTCCAGAGTTTTTCACAGCAGCACAGTGGCATCTGAATTTGTAAGAAGCTCCCCAGAGATATTCATGCTGTTTCAAATGTGAGAACCAGTGCTCTCTGCAGTGCTGCTTGTTTGTTCGATACAGAAAGTTTGCAGGCAAAAGGTTTTCTCCCTGTGGCTGCAAAAGAGAGAAATTCTGGAGCCTTGAGATGCAGATGCTCAGTGTGTCTGGTGTACCCCGCCCTTGCCATTCCACTCCTCTGGGCCTGATTCATAACTAAGGCAAGGGGAACAGTTAAGTCCAAATACAAACAGCTCAGTTTGGGGAGACCGAGTCTTCCATCTCGAAGATGTAGGTAGCTTAGTTACTCTGTCAAAATTTTGCTGAAATTAAGGCTGTGGAAGGCTCTCAGTGGCAGAATAAATGGAATGAATGGCTTAGTTTCAGCCAGCCCACGTTGTTTCCAGAACTGCTCCAGTTCTGACAGTGCGCGGTTCCTCGGATTCACGTCAGTTGAACCTCATGGCCAGTTTACTGAGTTGTCAGGACACGTGAAGGcttcagaagaaaacatacattcctctgcagcaggcaccacACCATTCAGgattcccagggcagggatgtcTTCATTCTACACTTGCCGACTTAGCTATCCATCAGGACTCACTGTCTTAGAGCACCCGACACAGCTGGTCTTGTCTCCCCCTTCTGCTGTAGGTTTGGATCCTGCTGGGCCCATGTTTGAAGGGGTGGACATCCACAAGAGGCTGTCCCCTGACGATGCAGACTTCGTGGATGTCCTGCACACCTACACGCGCTCCTTTGGCTTTAGCATCGGGATTCAGATGCCCGTGGGTCACATCGACATCTACCCCAATGGAGGTGACTTCCAGCCGGGCTGTGGGCTCAACGATGTCTTGGGGTCAATTGCATCTGGAAGTGAgttccttattttttgttttgactCAATTATTGCATCTCTTCCTAAATCAGCCCTTCAGCACTCTATCCTACAGTTCATCATCCTGTAAGCCTATTAACAACCTTCCCCAGGTCTCTGCTCTGCTTTCTTATGCTTTGAGGTCACAATAATCAATTATTattgattaatttctttttataacaaAAGGATACATATTCGTTGGGAAAATAATCAAACATTATAGAATTGCCTAAAGCAAGAAGTAAAAATACCCCCTCATCTCCCATACCCACTCCTACTTTCACTCTCCAGAGGTAGCTGATATGAACTCCATATCAGTTGTGTGTATCCTTCCACTCTTATTGCTTTGCAGAtttatttgtgtgtctgtgtgtgtgtgtgtgatatttttcaaaatcacattGTTCTGCAACTTTGCTTTTTCAGtcctaatatatatattatggcCATTCTTAGACATCAGAGTACACAGATCTACTTaccttattcttttaaaagactgCATAGTATTCTTTAGCATGGATGtactataatttaattttttgtaacatttgaaagaagtaaaatcaagaTGCTTCCTCCACTCACTCACAATATATCTTCCTGAATGCCTCAGCCTCTTCCTAGAACTCTTGGGCTGAACTGAATTTGCTGCTGAAACTGATGTGCTGGATCTCTCATTTGCTCACTGCCTTGCATCCTGGCCTCATTTCTCAGCGTTGGTCCCAGTTGGAGCTCTGCACTGTGATGCTCTGCTCTTTGGATGTCCCACTCTGTCACTCAGTCTGAAGTTGCCCTCTCCCAAGGTGATAACATCCTTGGGGGTTCATGCAAGGAGAGTTCAGCCCTGCCTCAGGGGGATCAGATGATGACATTTCTTAAGACTGGTGATGTTaatgaggaaggggaaggggaggtttTGCCAGATTTTTCTTAAGGTCCCAGGATTTACTGGAACTATTGACTTTAGCCTTTGGTTACAAGAAATAATGATTAATATGGGTCACAAAAATCCAAATTATACTCCTAACTTTGCAACCAACTGACTCTGCGACCCTGGGCAAATGACTTCACCTCCAAGGGCATTTGGGTCCATAATCTACAATTGAAAGGACCGGACTAGAATgaggttggcaaatattttcttaatagtttcagctttgcaagacATACAGTCGCCATTTCAACTCCACTCTGCTGCTGTAGCATGCAGGCAGCCAGAGACAATAGGTAATGAATGAATGTGGctatgttccagtaaaactttacaaaaatggGGCCAGCCTACAAGGTACAGTTTGCTGAGCCCCGGACTAGATGATGTTTAGCATCTGATCCATTTCCAGCATTTTCTGACCTCACAACTGTATTGGGACTTAGTGACTCTTACTGCACAACTGATCTCCATCACCCTGTTGTGTGCCTGTCCTCTGCACTCTCTTGATTTCTATTGCTTCACATGTACCAGTGCTGTCACCCCACTCGGAGGGCAAGCGGTTTGGTGGCAGCACTGACTTTCAGTTCTAAAGAGAGCATATTGCTGGGCATGTATAAAGAATGATACAAACAAGCATACTAACAGTGACATGAAAAGTAGTTATTACTGATGTGGTGTACAGTACTTACTGATGGAGTGGGCGGATCGCCGAGAAGCAGCTCATCCTGACggtctccatctctccctctcccagtgATCGCAGAGGGGGTGAGATGTGAGCACGAGCGGGCAGTATACCTCTTTGTTGACTCCCTGGTGAATCAGGACAAGGCGAGCTTTGCGTTCCAGTGCACGGACGCCAACCGCTTCAAAAAGGGGATCTGTCTCAGTTGCCGGAAGGACCGTTGTAATAGCATTGGCTACAATGCCAAGAAAACAAGGAACAAGAGGAACAGCAAAATGTACCTGAAAACCAGGGCGGGCATGCCTTTCAGAGGTAATCTTTGTCCCCAACCACATTGCCCTAGGGAAGGacctttttcctccttccaaaTACCATGTTGTAGAACTGGCACATTCCTACAGTTAAATCAAATAATTGCAAATCACATTATGTTGTGCATGCCCTAGGAtagttaatctttaaaaataaatgatggggACTCCTTTCGTGATATGAATCATCACTCTATGATCACAATATCAATATCTTAAATTTCTATcttgcatttatcttttcaacacTGTTTcgtatttgttttctcattttgatcATCAAAATAATCTGAGACAGGACCAACAGGGGATCAAAATGATACCTTGCATTTTTATAACACATTATAAAACCATAAGGTTTAGTGGGTATTGTGGGTGGAAGTTGAGGCTCAAGAGGTTAATACCTTGGTCCTtaattcaaggtcacacagctagaaagtatcTAGGTCAGAAACCCCCAAAGGTCCCCCAAACCCCAAGTTCAGGGCTTCTTCCTCTATACTTCAGTGACCTCCTGGCCTTCGGAGAGAAGGAGATCagagggaggctggaggctgggctgGACCAAAAGGATGAGAGTCCCTAAAACACTGTTCTGGGTGACTCAGTTTGGGTCAGGGTGCCCTAAGATGACAAGCAAGGCTCACAAATGGCTTTGTTCTGCTGTCTCTGCAGTTTACCATTATCAGGTGAAGATCCATGTCCTCAGCTACAAGAACCTGGGAGAAACCGAGCCCAACTTTTATGTCACTCTTTACGGCACCAATGCAGACTCCCAGAGTCTGCCTTTGGAAATGTAAGTCACGGGCTTCCTTTGCTGAGTTCAGGGCAGAGAATGAGTTGgtttgaaaaggagagagagcacAGGAGCATGTGAACAAGTGCAGGGGAGCTAGTCTGTGTGCCAGGGAGGAGCTGGGTGGTTCCTCTCTCCTGCTTCACACTCTTCACTGAGCCCTTGACTCAGAACGTTTCTGGGAGGGAAGCTTCTGGGATGAATCAACAACGTGAGAATCTGCTGGATCAGCTGGGCAGAAACTGCTGTTTCATTTCACAGAACACCTGATTCCTGAGGCTTTAGGAAATTTGCAACTTGATAAACATCATCCCTGGCCCATTTCTAATTATCCATGGGAGGGGCACATAGTGATCTGTGTACGTCTGTTGAGCACTTGTAAGGTACAAAGCGCCATGCTGAGTGATGCTGGGCTTGCAGAGTAACATCATCAGAATACTCGCTCTCAGAGTGGGGGGACCAGGCTTGTGTGCACACACTAATGCACACAGATGGGGTGAGGCAGGCTCCCCCAAGTGCCACGTGAGAGGCGTAGGCAGGAGGGACTGGGAGTTCTGGGGGAGGTGGATGGCTGTGGGCTGAGAGGAAGAGGCACTGTTGAGCGGGGATATCACTTCTTTGCACTTTctcatttctgttctttcctgGTCCTGTCCCCCCAGGAAGGAGCCTAAATGGTGAGATGCTCAGGCATGGTTTGGGGTGCTGTGGGCAACAGCATCTCTCTGCCCGTGTGGAGCACAGCTGAGCTTTCATCCTGGTCCTGCTGGTGGGACGTGGAGGGCATGCGGTGGTGGGGGTCCTCTTGTGCATTTCTTTCCAGTCCGTGTGGGGCAGGTGCTGCCACCGCATCACCCCTCATGGTGCCGCAGTTTTCCAGGTGGCAGGGGACTGAGACCAGCTCCCCTCTCTCCTTGCAGAGTGGAGGAGATTGGGCTGAATGCCACCAACTCCTTCCTGGTCTATACCGAGGAGGACTTGGGAGACCTCCTGAAGATCAAACTCACCTGGGAGAAAGCTTCTCTGTCCTGGTACAACCTGTGGAAGGAGCTTCGCAGCTACCTGTCTCAGTCCCGCAGGCCCGAGCAAGAGCTGAATGTCAGACGCATCCGGGTCAAGTCCGGGGAAACCCAGCGGAAGTAAGTGCTTCACAGCCCTTTCCCTGTTCTGTGCCCATGGTCAGCGGGTATGTGCCTCTGCAGTGTCTTTTCCTTTGATAAGCGCGTACCTTCC
It contains:
- the LIPG gene encoding endothelial lipase isoform X1 → MRNSVLLCLWSAYCCFAAGGPTPLGPEGQLQDELNISRVVPAAAKPPVRFNLRTSEDPAHEGCYLSFGHNQPLEDCGLNMTAKTFFIIHGWTMSGMLESWLHKLVSALQTREKEANVVVVDWLPLAHQLYTDAVNNTREVGHSIARLLNWLQGKEDFSLKNVHLIGYSLGAHVAGYAGNFVKGTVGRITGLDPAGPMFEGVDIHKRLSPDDADFVDVLHTYTRSFGFSIGIQMPVGHIDIYPNGGDFQPGCGLNDVLGSIASGMIAEGVRCEHERAVYLFVDSLVNQDKASFAFQCTDANRFKKGICLSCRKDRCNSIGYNAKKTRNKRNSKMYLKTRAGMPFRVYHYQVKIHVLSYKNLGETEPNFYVTLYGTNADSQSLPLEIVEEIGLNATNSFLVYTEEDLGDLLKIKLTWEKASLSWYNLWKELRSYLSQSRRPEQELNVRRIRVKSGETQRKLTFCAEDLENTLISPGQELWFNKCQDGWRMKNETRKMKNEETISVVLQ
- the LIPG gene encoding endothelial lipase isoform X2, with the translated sequence MRNSVLLCLWSAYCCFAAGGPTPLGPEGQLQDELNISRVVPAAAKPPVRFNLRTSEDPAHEGCYLSFGHNQPLEDCGLNMTAKTFFIIHGWTMSGMLESWLHKLVSALQTREKEANVVVVDWLPLAHQLYTDAVNNTREVGHSIARLLNWLQGKEDFSLKNVHLIGYSLGAHVAGYAGNFVKGTVGRITGLDPAGPMFEGVDIHKRLSPDDADFVDVLHTYTRSFGFSIGIQMPVGHIDIYPNGGDFQPGCGLNDVLGSIASGMIAEGVRCEHERAVYLFVDSLVNQDKASFAFQCTDANRFKKGICLSCRKDRCNSIGYNAKKTRNKRNSKMYLKTRAGMPFRVYHYQVKIHVLSYKNLGETEPNFYVTLYGTNADSQSLPLEIVEEIGLNATNSFLVYTEEDLGDLLKIKLTWEKASLSWYNLWKELRSYLSQSRRPEQELNVRRIRVKSGETQRKLTFCAEDLENTLISPGQELWFNKCQDGWRMKNETSPILEHL
- the LIPG gene encoding endothelial lipase isoform X4, with product MTAKTFFIIHGWTMSGMLESWLHKLVSALQTREKEANVVVVDWLPLAHQLYTDAVNNTREVGHSIARLLNWLQGKEDFSLKNVHLIGYSLGAHVAGYAGNFVKGTVGRITGLDPAGPMFEGVDIHKRLSPDDADFVDVLHTYTRSFGFSIGIQMPVGHIDIYPNGGDFQPGCGLNDVLGSIASGMIAEGVRCEHERAVYLFVDSLVNQDKASFAFQCTDANRFKKGICLSCRKDRCNSIGYNAKKTRNKRNSKMYLKTRAGMPFRVYHYQVKIHVLSYKNLGETEPNFYVTLYGTNADSQSLPLEIVEEIGLNATNSFLVYTEEDLGDLLKIKLTWEKASLSWYNLWKELRSYLSQSRRPEQELNVRRIRVKSGETQRKLTFCAEDLENTLISPGQELWFNKCQDGWRMKNETRKMKNEETISVVLQ
- the LIPG gene encoding endothelial lipase isoform X3, which encodes MSFYNIFATLLRDELNISRVVPAAAKPPVRFNLRTSEDPAHEGCYLSFGHNQPLEDCGLNMTAKTFFIIHGWTMSGMLESWLHKLVSALQTREKEANVVVVDWLPLAHQLYTDAVNNTREVGHSIARLLNWLQGKEDFSLKNVHLIGYSLGAHVAGYAGNFVKGTVGRITGLDPAGPMFEGVDIHKRLSPDDADFVDVLHTYTRSFGFSIGIQMPVGHIDIYPNGGDFQPGCGLNDVLGSIASGMIAEGVRCEHERAVYLFVDSLVNQDKASFAFQCTDANRFKKGICLSCRKDRCNSIGYNAKKTRNKRNSKMYLKTRAGMPFRVYHYQVKIHVLSYKNLGETEPNFYVTLYGTNADSQSLPLEIVEEIGLNATNSFLVYTEEDLGDLLKIKLTWEKASLSWYNLWKELRSYLSQSRRPEQELNVRRIRVKSGETQRKLTFCAEDLENTLISPGQELWFNKCQDGWRMKNETRKMKNEETISVVLQ